CCGTACTCGCCTTCTCCTGGTTGAAGGAATCCATCCTCTTCATGGCGGTGTCGAAGGCGGTGACCATGTCCAGGAACGCGGCGTCCTGCTCGCACAGCGGGTTGGACAGCAGGTCCGACGAGATCTTCACCGCCGACTTGGACATGGCTGAGCGCCGCGGCACCGGCGGCGTGccgagggaaaaaaaaaagagggacgCTGAGCGACGCCGCCGGGgggcacggtggtgatgggggggggttggacttgggggtCTTGGAGGACCTTCCCAACCTGGATGGTTCTGTGGGCACGGAGGcgatgggttggggttggacttggggtTCTTGGAGGACCTTTCCAACCTGGATGGTTccgtgggcatggtggggatgggttggggttgggcatggtgggggtcTTGGAGGACCTTTCCAACCTGGATGGCTCcatgggcacggtggggatggaagggggttggacttgggggtCTTGGAGAACCTTTCCAACCTGGATGGTTctatgggcatggtgggggtcTTGGAGGACCTTTCCAACCTGGATGGCTCCATGGGCANNNNNNNNNNNNNNNNNNNNNNNNNNNNNNNNNNNNNNNNNNNNNNNNNNNNNNNNNNNNNNNNNNNNNNNNNNNNNNNNNNNNNNNNNNNNNNNNNNNNNNNNNNNNNNNNNNNNNNNNNNNNNNNNNNNNNNNNNNNNNNNNNNNNNNNNNNNNNNNNNNNNNNNNNNNNNNNNNNNNNNNNNNNNNNNNNNNNNNNNNNNNNNNNNNNNNNNNNNNNNNNNNNNNNNNNNNNNNNNNNNNNNNNNNNNNNNNNNNNNNNNNNNNNNNNNNNNNNNNNNNNNNNNNNNNNNNNNNNNNNNNNNNNNNNNNNNNNNNNNNNNNNNNNNNNNNNNNNNNNNNNNNNNNNNNNNNNNNNNNNNNNNNNNNNNNNNNNNNNNNNNNNNNNNNNNNNNNNNNNNNNNNNNNNNNNNNNNNNNNNNNNNNNNNNNNNNNNNNNNNNNNNNNNNNNNNNNNNNNNNNNNNNNNNNNNNNNNNNNNNNNNNNNNNNNNNNNNNNNNNNNNNNNNNNNNNNNNNNNNNNNNNNNNNNNNNNNNNNNNNNNNNNNNNNNNNNNNNNNNNNNNNNNNNNNNNNNNNNNNNNNNNNNNNNNNNNNNNNNNNNNNNNNNNNNNNNNNNNNNNNNNNNNNNNNNNNNNNNNNNNNNNNNNNNNNNNNNNNNNNNNNNNNNNNNNNNNNNNNNNNNNNNNNNNNNNNNNNNNNNNNNNNNNNNNNNNNNNNNNNNNNNNNNNNNNNNNNNNNNNNNNNNNNNNNNNNNNNNNNNNNNNNNNNNNNNNNNNNNNNNNNNNNNNNNNNNNNNNNNNNNNNNNNNNNNNNNNNNNNNNNNNNNNNNNNNNNNNNNNNNNNNNNNNNNNNNNNNNNNNNNNNNNNNNNNNNNNNNNNNNNNNNNNNNNNNNNNNNNNNNNNNNNNNNNNNNNNNNNNNNNNNNNNNNNNNNNNNNNNNNNNNNNNNNNNNNNNNNNNNN
This DNA window, taken from Numida meleagris isolate 19003 breed g44 Domestic line unplaced genomic scaffold, NumMel1.0 unplaced_Scaffold566, whole genome shotgun sequence, encodes the following:
- the BIN3 gene encoding bridging integrator 3; this encodes MCPGSSPSQLQASPPLCSSRLEEQTKKLQKDMRKSTDADLAMSKSAVKISSDLLSNPLCEQDAAFLDMVTAFDTAMKRMDSFNQEKA